From one Mycobacterium colombiense CECT 3035 genomic stretch:
- a CDS encoding DUF3349 domain-containing protein — protein sequence MTNTAASATTNFCRSVLRWLRAGYPEGVPGPDRVPLLALLRSTPLTEEQIAEVVRTITADGSPAIADGVIDRDEIAHFISDMTHYDAGPENVIRVAATLAAVGWPLAGIDVSEVIPGDEWGEAAEIAARTSVSERAPGAAL from the coding sequence GTGACGAATACCGCCGCCTCTGCCACCACCAACTTCTGCCGCTCAGTGCTGCGCTGGCTGCGCGCCGGCTACCCCGAGGGCGTGCCCGGGCCCGACCGCGTGCCGCTGCTGGCGCTGCTGCGCAGCACGCCGCTGACCGAAGAGCAGATCGCCGAGGTGGTGCGCACCATCACCGCGGACGGATCCCCGGCGATCGCCGACGGCGTGATCGACCGCGACGAGATCGCCCATTTCATCTCCGACATGACGCACTACGACGCCGGGCCGGAGAACGTCATCCGGGTGGCCGCCACGCTGGCCGCCGTGGGGTGGCCGCTGGCCGGCATCGACGTCAGCGAGGTCATCCCTGGCGACGAGTGGGGCGAGGCCGCCGAGATCGCCGCGCGCACCTCCGTATCCGAACGCGCTCCGGGTGCGGCGCTGTAA